A genomic segment from Luteolibacter ambystomatis encodes:
- a CDS encoding ABC transporter ATP-binding protein, protein MNAEHPLLELRHADVWRGDNRVFHDFALTVRDDESVAILGPNGAGKSTLIKLITGELRAAAEPGTVARLFGEDLWSLEDLRHKLGLVAPEEAQRFDPEEPAEGVVLSSLRGAFGVTRWMRFSKQERARAAAAMQKAGVLDLAKRDYGTLSSGQRRRFLLARALVHEPQALLLDEPTTALDFPSSFAFIEIVRELIRSGHGVLWVTHHPSEIPPETTRVILLKDGRIFADGAPKQVLASKVLSELYGLPLKVRWSGGFCHVGPASPPP, encoded by the coding sequence ATGAACGCCGAACATCCCTTGCTCGAACTCCGCCATGCCGATGTCTGGCGCGGGGACAATCGTGTGTTCCACGATTTCGCGCTCACGGTCCGCGATGACGAGAGTGTGGCGATCCTCGGGCCGAACGGCGCGGGGAAGAGCACGCTGATCAAACTGATCACGGGTGAACTCCGTGCCGCTGCCGAGCCGGGCACGGTCGCACGGTTGTTCGGCGAGGACCTGTGGTCGCTGGAGGATCTGCGTCACAAACTCGGTCTGGTGGCTCCGGAAGAAGCCCAGCGTTTCGATCCGGAAGAACCAGCGGAAGGAGTGGTGTTGTCCTCCCTGCGCGGAGCGTTTGGCGTGACGCGCTGGATGCGTTTTTCCAAACAGGAGCGCGCGCGTGCCGCTGCCGCCATGCAGAAGGCAGGCGTGCTGGATCTGGCGAAGCGCGACTATGGCACGCTCTCTTCAGGACAGCGCAGGCGCTTCCTGCTCGCCCGCGCGCTGGTGCATGAGCCCCAGGCGCTGCTGCTGGATGAGCCGACCACGGCACTTGATTTCCCGTCTTCGTTCGCATTCATCGAAATCGTCCGTGAACTCATCCGCAGCGGCCATGGCGTGCTGTGGGTGACGCACCATCCGTCCGAGATCCCGCCGGAAACCACGCGCGTGATCCTGTTGAAGGACGGCCGCATCTTCGCCGACGGCGCGCCGAAGCAGGTGCTCGCGTCCAAAGTACTCTCGGAACTCTACGGCCTGCCGCTCAAGGTTCGTTGGAGCGGTGGTTTCTGCCACGTCGGTCCCGCCTCCCCACCGCCATGA
- the argF gene encoding ornithine carbamoyltransferase, which yields MNHLLSIEELTAKDITWLLDSAAHLKAQRGREGQPLAGQTWAMIFTKSSTRTRVSFEVGIRELGGFPMFLSKNDIQLGRGEPIKDTARVLGRMVHGCIIRTFAQQDVVDFAEYSGIPTINALTDDEHPCQILADLLTVVERLGTWEGRKIAFIGDGFSNMTISWMWAAKHLGFELAVAAPASYQPPAEFLAKLDAPNVTVTTDPAAAAKGAHVINTDVWLSMGQEDQKDKEEAFGPFQVNAALLENAAPDHIVLHCLPAYRGKEITEEVLEKHADVIFQEAENRLHAQKAILVALAKKR from the coding sequence ATGAACCATCTCCTTTCCATCGAAGAACTCACCGCCAAGGACATTACCTGGCTGCTCGACTCCGCCGCTCATTTGAAAGCCCAGCGAGGCCGCGAAGGCCAACCGCTCGCGGGCCAGACGTGGGCGATGATTTTCACCAAATCCTCCACGCGGACGCGGGTTTCATTCGAGGTCGGCATCCGCGAGCTCGGTGGCTTCCCGATGTTCCTTTCGAAGAACGACATCCAGCTCGGACGCGGGGAGCCGATCAAGGACACCGCCCGCGTGCTCGGCCGGATGGTTCACGGCTGTATCATCCGGACCTTCGCCCAGCAGGACGTGGTGGACTTCGCGGAATACTCCGGCATCCCGACGATCAACGCGCTCACGGATGACGAGCATCCGTGCCAGATCCTCGCGGACCTGTTGACGGTGGTCGAACGACTCGGCACGTGGGAGGGCAGGAAAATCGCCTTCATCGGTGACGGCTTCTCGAACATGACGATCTCATGGATGTGGGCGGCAAAGCACCTCGGCTTCGAACTCGCCGTGGCCGCGCCTGCTTCCTATCAGCCGCCTGCGGAATTCCTCGCGAAGCTTGATGCTCCGAATGTCACCGTCACCACCGATCCGGCGGCAGCCGCAAAAGGCGCGCATGTCATCAACACGGACGTGTGGCTCTCGATGGGGCAGGAAGACCAGAAGGACAAGGAGGAGGCTTTCGGCCCGTTCCAAGTAAACGCCGCCCTCTTGGAGAACGCCGCGCCGGATCACATCGTGCTCCACTGTCTGCCCGCCTATCGTGGCAAGGAGATCACCGAGGAGGTGTTGGAAAAACACGCCGACGTGATCTTCCAGGAAGCGGAAAACCGCCTGCACGCCCAGAAGGCGATCCTGGTGGCTTTGGCGAAAAAGCGCTGA
- a CDS encoding aspartate aminotransferase family protein, with protein MTTPETFQQFVLPTYGRFPLVPVRGEGARLWDDTGKSYLDFCTGIAVCSLGHAHPRLTAAIREQAGMLLHVSNLYQIPQQAELARAIVEDHVGLPGKVFFSNSGAEANDGLVKTARRFGHKRPQADGSPRYEVITFNQSFHGRTLGGIAATGQDKVKEGFDPMLPGFKHVPFNDIMALEEAISSETVAILLEPIQGEGGVNVATTEFLSAIAKLCKQHDLLLFFDEVQTGFGRCGDSCAWRTISYDLKPDGISWAKGMGGGVPIGAFWISDRIIGDEGPSLSSLMGPGSHGSTYGGNPLVCAASLAVLDEITEKNLAHNARRQEQRIRGIITAWDLPVITEVRGKGLLLGIALDASMIEVPEGKTAALVIVTKLMEKGLLVPPAGPACFRLLPPLNVTDAEVDEALAIIHEVLSSL; from the coding sequence ATGACCACTCCTGAGACATTCCAACAGTTCGTCCTTCCCACCTACGGCCGCTTCCCGCTGGTGCCCGTCCGCGGGGAAGGAGCGCGCCTGTGGGATGACACCGGCAAGTCCTACCTCGATTTCTGCACCGGCATCGCCGTGTGCTCGCTGGGCCATGCCCACCCGCGGCTGACCGCCGCCATCCGCGAGCAGGCTGGCATGCTGCTGCATGTCTCAAACCTCTATCAGATCCCCCAGCAGGCCGAGCTGGCCCGGGCGATTGTGGAGGATCATGTGGGCCTGCCGGGCAAGGTGTTCTTCTCGAACTCCGGCGCGGAAGCGAACGACGGTCTGGTGAAAACCGCCCGGAGGTTCGGCCACAAGCGCCCGCAGGCCGATGGCTCGCCCCGCTACGAGGTGATCACCTTCAACCAATCCTTCCACGGCCGGACGCTCGGCGGCATCGCCGCCACCGGCCAGGACAAGGTGAAGGAGGGCTTCGATCCGATGCTGCCCGGCTTCAAGCACGTGCCATTCAACGACATCATGGCATTGGAAGAAGCGATCTCTTCGGAAACCGTGGCGATCCTGCTGGAGCCGATCCAGGGTGAGGGTGGCGTGAATGTCGCGACGACCGAATTCCTCTCCGCCATCGCCAAGCTGTGCAAGCAGCACGACCTGCTGCTGTTCTTCGATGAAGTGCAGACCGGCTTCGGGCGTTGTGGTGATTCATGCGCATGGCGGACGATTTCCTATGACCTCAAGCCCGATGGCATCTCGTGGGCGAAGGGCATGGGCGGTGGCGTGCCGATCGGAGCCTTCTGGATTTCAGATCGCATCATCGGCGATGAAGGACCATCGCTGTCCTCGCTGATGGGTCCCGGCTCGCATGGTTCCACCTATGGTGGCAATCCGCTCGTCTGCGCGGCCTCGCTCGCCGTGCTTGATGAGATCACGGAAAAGAATCTCGCTCATAACGCGCGGCGGCAGGAGCAGCGGATCCGCGGCATCATCACCGCATGGGATCTGCCGGTCATCACCGAAGTCCGCGGCAAGGGTCTCCTGCTTGGCATCGCACTCGATGCTTCCATGATCGAAGTGCCGGAAGGCAAGACCGCGGCTCTCGTCATCGTGACGAAGCTGATGGAAAAGGGCCTGCTGGTTCCGCCCGCGGGTCCGGCCTGCTTCCGCTTGCTACCGCCGCTCAATGTCACCGATGCCGAAGTGGATGAAGCACTCGCCATCATCCACGAAGTCCTCTCCTCTCTCTAA
- a CDS encoding DMT family transporter codes for MTDPPDASLTDRRGILLMLLSVLLFSANTLIIRGVSTHVPAADGWLASLFRGVCGLIIVAALYGSGRGFNPRRLIGSRLVMIRGVVGAIGILAFYISVTKLGAARAVVLNLTYPAFATIIAALWLKETITRAAILWMGLAFLGLLLFLGGDGKLLHPSPYDLLGLFGAVAAGWVVVVIRRLRHEEHPATIYASQAFYGLLASVPAVTKVPSLPPLAWIGLIAAATVVCFAQLLMTKAYQALPVSRGSAMQMTLPLVTAVGGFAFFRETFHLPELGGAALTLLATWRVVAAR; via the coding sequence ATGACCGATCCACCCGACGCCTCCCTCACCGACCGGCGCGGCATCCTGCTGATGCTGCTGTCCGTACTGCTGTTTTCCGCGAATACCCTCATCATCCGCGGCGTGTCCACGCACGTGCCGGCGGCGGATGGCTGGCTCGCATCGCTGTTCCGCGGCGTGTGCGGACTGATCATCGTGGCCGCGCTCTACGGTTCCGGCCGGGGCTTCAACCCGCGGCGGCTGATCGGCAGCCGGCTGGTCATGATCCGGGGCGTGGTGGGGGCCATCGGCATTCTCGCGTTCTACATCAGCGTGACCAAACTCGGCGCGGCGCGGGCGGTGGTGCTCAATCTCACCTATCCCGCCTTCGCCACGATCATCGCCGCGCTGTGGCTGAAGGAAACCATCACCCGCGCCGCGATCCTGTGGATGGGGTTGGCCTTTCTCGGCCTGCTGCTTTTCCTCGGCGGTGACGGCAAACTCCTGCATCCCTCGCCCTACGATCTCCTCGGCCTCTTCGGTGCCGTCGCGGCCGGCTGGGTGGTGGTGGTGATCCGGCGGCTGCGGCATGAGGAACATCCGGCGACGATCTACGCCTCTCAAGCCTTCTACGGTCTGCTGGCATCCGTGCCTGCGGTGACAAAAGTGCCCTCCCTGCCGCCGCTGGCGTGGATCGGGCTGATCGCTGCGGCCACCGTTGTGTGTTTCGCCCAACTCCTGATGACCAAGGCATACCAAGCCCTGCCCGTCTCCCGTGGATCGGCCATGCAGATGACCCTGCCACTGGTGACCGCCGTGGGCGGCTTCGCCTTTTTCCGTGAAACCTTCCACCTGCCCGAACTGGGCGGGGCCGCCCTGACCCTGCTCGCCACCTGGCGGGTGGTCGCCGCCCGCTGA